From the Lates calcarifer isolate ASB-BC8 unplaced genomic scaffold, TLL_Latcal_v3 _unitig_5444_quiver_468, whole genome shotgun sequence genome, one window contains:
- the LOC108874504 gene encoding uncharacterized protein LOC108874504 isoform X4, with protein sequence MSQPGDNYGKNIQKHRDSNLQYLSCEQQEHQQRHGLTDEERFKKNLEVTRSAVRQKDEEWKSIKDSLAEMEAFYKVKLRGEGLAEMETFYKEKLEEERSARKEIEEDFLSFKNRVAPDLALSRRAGNTENMNSPVSESKLKKMYDKLKLHQWPKIKDHLKSEGAKLEKARAYIQVEELRQSVIQSLQLAVYHSRTDDKTPVPQHGDHYLQKIMEKFELECYWLGCLMALNNPPLQPDWENHIPGMDEWDIFPKEIRAVSAF encoded by the exons ATGAGTCAACCTGGAGACAACTATGG caaaaacattcagaaacacagagattcAAATTTGCAGTACTTGTCATGTGAACAACAGGAACATCAACAGAGACATGG TTTGACTGATGAGGAACGATTCAAAAAGAATCTTGAAGTGACAAg ATCTGCTGTGCgacaaaaagatgaagaatgGAAATCAAtcaaagacag tttggCTGAGATGGAAGCATTTTACAAAGTGAAACTTCGTGGAGAGGG tttggctgaaatggaaacattttacaaagagaaacttgAAGAGGAAAg GTCTGCTCGAAAAGAAATAGAGGAAGACTTCCTGTCATTCAAAAACAG AGTGGCACCAGACCTGGCTCTGTCAAGAAGGgcaggaaacactgaaaacatgaacagCCCAGTCAGTGAAAGCAAACTGAAAAAGATGTATGACAAACTGAAACTACACCAGTGGCCTAAAATCAAAGATCATCTGAAATCTGAAGGAGCGAAATTAGAGAAGGCCAGAGCTTATATTCAG GTTGAAGAGTTGAGACAATCAGTGATACAGAGTCTTCAGCTGGCTGTTTACCACAGCAGGACAGATGATAAG ACTCCTGTTCCTCAACATGGAGATCACTACCTCCAGAAAATCATGGAGAAGTTCGAACTTGAATGCTACTGGTTGGGTTGCTTGATGGCTTTAAACAATCCTCCTCTTCAGCCGGACTGGGAGAATCACATTCCCGGGATGGATGAGTGGGACATTTTCCCAAAGGAGATCAGAGCTGTTTCTGCCTTTTAA
- the LOC108874504 gene encoding uncharacterized protein LOC108874504 isoform X2, translating into MAKTFRNTEIQICSTCHVNNRNINRDMGCLTDEERFKKNLEVTRSAVRQKDEEWKSIKDSLAEMEAFYKVKLRGEGLAEMETFYKEKLEEERSARKEIEEDFLSFKNRVAPDLALSRRAGNTENMNSPVSESKLKKMYDKLKLHQWPKIKDHLKSEGAKLEKARAYIQNQFKEAADKMERKKQQINEVFRLTESSSGPTPQKVEELRQSVIQSLQLAVYHSRTDDKTPVPQHGDHYLQKIMEKFELECYWLGCLMALNNPPLQPDWENHIPGMDEWDIFPKEIRAVSAF; encoded by the exons ATGG caaaaacattcagaaacacagagattcAAATTTGCAGTACTTGTCATGTGAACAACAGGAACATCAACAGAGACATGGGTTG TTTGACTGATGAGGAACGATTCAAAAAGAATCTTGAAGTGACAAg ATCTGCTGTGCgacaaaaagatgaagaatgGAAATCAAtcaaagacag tttggCTGAGATGGAAGCATTTTACAAAGTGAAACTTCGTGGAGAGGG tttggctgaaatggaaacattttacaaagagaaacttgAAGAGGAAAg GTCTGCTCGAAAAGAAATAGAGGAAGACTTCCTGTCATTCAAAAACAG AGTGGCACCAGACCTGGCTCTGTCAAGAAGGgcaggaaacactgaaaacatgaacagCCCAGTCAGTGAAAGCAAACTGAAAAAGATGTATGACAAACTGAAACTACACCAGTGGCCTAAAATCAAAGATCATCTGAAATCTGAAGGAGCGAAATTAGAGAAGGCCAGAGCTTATATTCAG AACCAGtttaaagaagcagcagataaaatggagagaaagaagcagCAGATAAATGAAGTGttcagactgactgagagtagcAGTGGACCAACTCCTCAGAAG GTTGAAGAGTTGAGACAATCAGTGATACAGAGTCTTCAGCTGGCTGTTTACCACAGCAGGACAGATGATAAG ACTCCTGTTCCTCAACATGGAGATCACTACCTCCAGAAAATCATGGAGAAGTTCGAACTTGAATGCTACTGGTTGGGTTGCTTGATGGCTTTAAACAATCCTCCTCTTCAGCCGGACTGGGAGAATCACATTCCCGGGATGGATGAGTGGGACATTTTCCCAAAGGAGATCAGAGCTGTTTCTGCCTTTTAA
- the LOC108874504 gene encoding uncharacterized protein LOC108874504 isoform X1 translates to MSQPGDNYGKNIQKHRDSNLQYLSCEQQEHQQRHGLTDEERFKKNLEVTRSAVRQKDEEWKSIKDSLAEMEAFYKVKLRGEGLAEMETFYKEKLEEERSARKEIEEDFLSFKNRVAPDLALSRRAGNTENMNSPVSESKLKKMYDKLKLHQWPKIKDHLKSEGAKLEKARAYIQNQFKEAADKMERKKQQINEVFRLTESSSGPTPQKVEELRQSVIQSLQLAVYHSRTDDKTPVPQHGDHYLQKIMEKFELECYWLGCLMALNNPPLQPDWENHIPGMDEWDIFPKEIRAVSAF, encoded by the exons ATGAGTCAACCTGGAGACAACTATGG caaaaacattcagaaacacagagattcAAATTTGCAGTACTTGTCATGTGAACAACAGGAACATCAACAGAGACATGG TTTGACTGATGAGGAACGATTCAAAAAGAATCTTGAAGTGACAAg ATCTGCTGTGCgacaaaaagatgaagaatgGAAATCAAtcaaagacag tttggCTGAGATGGAAGCATTTTACAAAGTGAAACTTCGTGGAGAGGG tttggctgaaatggaaacattttacaaagagaaacttgAAGAGGAAAg GTCTGCTCGAAAAGAAATAGAGGAAGACTTCCTGTCATTCAAAAACAG AGTGGCACCAGACCTGGCTCTGTCAAGAAGGgcaggaaacactgaaaacatgaacagCCCAGTCAGTGAAAGCAAACTGAAAAAGATGTATGACAAACTGAAACTACACCAGTGGCCTAAAATCAAAGATCATCTGAAATCTGAAGGAGCGAAATTAGAGAAGGCCAGAGCTTATATTCAG AACCAGtttaaagaagcagcagataaaatggagagaaagaagcagCAGATAAATGAAGTGttcagactgactgagagtagcAGTGGACCAACTCCTCAGAAG GTTGAAGAGTTGAGACAATCAGTGATACAGAGTCTTCAGCTGGCTGTTTACCACAGCAGGACAGATGATAAG ACTCCTGTTCCTCAACATGGAGATCACTACCTCCAGAAAATCATGGAGAAGTTCGAACTTGAATGCTACTGGTTGGGTTGCTTGATGGCTTTAAACAATCCTCCTCTTCAGCCGGACTGGGAGAATCACATTCCCGGGATGGATGAGTGGGACATTTTCCCAAAGGAGATCAGAGCTGTTTCTGCCTTTTAA
- the LOC108874504 gene encoding uncharacterized protein LOC108874504 isoform X3: MSQPGDNYGLTDEERFKKNLEVTRSAVRQKDEEWKSIKDSLAEMEAFYKVKLRGEGLAEMETFYKEKLEEERSARKEIEEDFLSFKNRVAPDLALSRRAGNTENMNSPVSESKLKKMYDKLKLHQWPKIKDHLKSEGAKLEKARAYIQNQFKEAADKMERKKQQINEVFRLTESSSGPTPQKVEELRQSVIQSLQLAVYHSRTDDKTPVPQHGDHYLQKIMEKFELECYWLGCLMALNNPPLQPDWENHIPGMDEWDIFPKEIRAVSAF, from the exons ATGAGTCAACCTGGAGACAACTATGG TTTGACTGATGAGGAACGATTCAAAAAGAATCTTGAAGTGACAAg ATCTGCTGTGCgacaaaaagatgaagaatgGAAATCAAtcaaagacag tttggCTGAGATGGAAGCATTTTACAAAGTGAAACTTCGTGGAGAGGG tttggctgaaatggaaacattttacaaagagaaacttgAAGAGGAAAg GTCTGCTCGAAAAGAAATAGAGGAAGACTTCCTGTCATTCAAAAACAG AGTGGCACCAGACCTGGCTCTGTCAAGAAGGgcaggaaacactgaaaacatgaacagCCCAGTCAGTGAAAGCAAACTGAAAAAGATGTATGACAAACTGAAACTACACCAGTGGCCTAAAATCAAAGATCATCTGAAATCTGAAGGAGCGAAATTAGAGAAGGCCAGAGCTTATATTCAG AACCAGtttaaagaagcagcagataaaatggagagaaagaagcagCAGATAAATGAAGTGttcagactgactgagagtagcAGTGGACCAACTCCTCAGAAG GTTGAAGAGTTGAGACAATCAGTGATACAGAGTCTTCAGCTGGCTGTTTACCACAGCAGGACAGATGATAAG ACTCCTGTTCCTCAACATGGAGATCACTACCTCCAGAAAATCATGGAGAAGTTCGAACTTGAATGCTACTGGTTGGGTTGCTTGATGGCTTTAAACAATCCTCCTCTTCAGCCGGACTGGGAGAATCACATTCCCGGGATGGATGAGTGGGACATTTTCCCAAAGGAGATCAGAGCTGTTTCTGCCTTTTAA
- the LOC108874505 gene encoding heat shock 70 kDa protein 12A-like, which produces MMGDPFIIAIDFGTAYSGYAYSMTSTGEETDPNLKLWGKEFGQKTPKAPTCILFDEHGEFMKFGYEAQMTYVGMHGEDSTKHFFFENFKMSLYGTKLNRDVTIKAANGKSMKALKVFTEALGYLKEDALKTIAANTEGRRFIASDFTWVLTVPAIWDPSAKQFMREAATQAGIVTKGKQAKLVIALEPEAASVWCKKLPAEGFITQNHGGDKLDQSPGTQYIVVDCGGGTIDITVHEVLDGGALKELHKASGNDLGGQTVDKKFKEFLREIFCHGVWDEYEREYPSEVQKLMYEFTVLKQVNEDVQITCPFNLGTIAQGKQKIEKFFETVEGASWNGGSVKISKEKMKSFFDESLKSIIKSLREILNKDLRIEYILLVGGYAESEILRQNIISQFGRQCKVLCPFWAQEAIVKGAVMFGRNPEVVASRKSAFTYGIAVFPRFDESKHKAEKKYTSTTGERCKDVFMKLVEIDEDVGWDKPREHMLWPTEVDQKSMSFRFFRTKRKDPFYVDEWGMEEFGSFVVDMPDTKRGMDREVKLEIRFGFTEMTATATDMDSKSTKSVDLDFMTQ; this is translated from the exons ATGATGGGTGACCCATTCATCATAGCGATAGACTTTGGCACTGCTTACAGTGGATATGCCTACAGTATGACATCCACAGGGGAAGAAACTGATCCTAATTTAAAGCTCTGGGGTAAAGAGTTTGGGCAAAAGACCCCAAAGGCTCCAACCTGCATCCTTTTTGATGAACATGGAGAATTTATGAAGTTTGGTTATGAGGCTCAAATGACTTATGTTGGAATGCATGGTGAAGACTCAACAAAACACTTCTTCTTTGAAAACTTCAAGATGTCTCTCTATGGCACA AAACTCAACAGAGATGTgacaattaaagctgcaaatgGAAAATCAATGAAGGCCTTGAAGGTTTTCACTGAAGCTTTGGGCTATCTCAAGGAAGACGCCCTGAAAACCAttgcagcaaacacagaggggaggaggttTATTGCCTCTGACTTCACCTGGGTGCTGACTGTACCTGCGATCTGGGATCCTTCAGCCAAACAGTTCATGAGAGAAGCTGCAACTCAG GCTGGTATTGTAACCAAGGGAAAGCAAGCCAAGTTGGTCATTGCACTGGAACCAGAGGCAGCTTCAGTCTGGTGTAAGAAGCTCCCAGCTGAAGGTTTCATAACACAGAACCATGGAGGAGACAAACTGGACCAATCTCCAGGAACACAATACATTGTTGTTGACTGTGGAG GTGGAACTATTGACATAACTGTCCATGAGGTGCTGGATGGAGGAGCCCTGAAGGAGCTGCACAAGGCCTCTGGAAATGATCTGGGTGGACAAACTGTGGACAAGAAATTCAAAGAGTTCCTCAGAGAAATCTTCTGTCATGGTGTCTGGGATGAGTATGAAAGAGAGTATCCCAGTGAGGTTCAGAAACTGATGTATGAGTTCACAGTTCTCAAACAGGTAAATGAAGATGTTCAGATCACCTGCCCATTTAACCTGGGAACAATAGctcagggaaaacaaaaaatagaaaagttCTTTGAAACAGTGGAAGGTGCATCCTGGAACGGTGGGTCAGTCAAAATctcaaaagagaaaatgaagtcTTTCTTTGATGAGAGTCTAAAAAGCATCATCAAGAGTCTCAGAGAAATACTGAACAAAGATTTGAGAATTGAGTACATCCTGTTAGTGGGAGGTTATGCTGAAAGTGAGATTCTGCGTCAAAACATCATCAGTCAGTTTGGTCGTCAGTGTAAAGTGCTGTGTCCATTTTGGGCCCAAGAAGCAATTGTGAAAGGAGCTGTGATGTTTGGAAGAAACCCAGAGGTGGTGGCATCTCGGAAAAGTGCCTTTACTTATGGGATTGCTGTCTTTCCAAGGTTTGATGAGTCCAAGCACAAGGcagaaaagaaatacacaagCACAACTGGAGAGAGGTGTAAGGATGTTTTCATGAAACTAGTGGAGATTGATGAAGATGTTGGTTGGGATAAACCCAGAGAGCACATGTTATGGCCAACAGAAGTGGATCAGAAAAGTATGAGCTTCAGATTTTTTcgcacaaagagaaaagatccATTCTATGTGGATGAATGGGGAATGGAGGAATTTGGCTCATTTGTCGTTGACATGCCCGACACTAAACGTGGCATGGACCGTGAAGTCAAACTGGAAATCAGGTTTGGCTTCACAGAAATGACAGCGACTGCCACTGACATGGATTCAAAGTCAACAAAATCAGTTGACCTTGATTTCATGACTCAATAG